In one Chitinophaga sancti genomic region, the following are encoded:
- a CDS encoding pyridoxal phosphate-dependent decarboxylase family protein has protein sequence MSLNEIAGPVNYNSSYVPLQTTESISCEEAFSTKAFRNISEVVVSSLEQYLQNIEPVSGLALTDPAILTQKARSLMTNASEEIAAFDENRLRKIIDLYTKTGIQVHSKGYMGRQFSGVLPLSGVFDLVNATVNQPSSFYEAAQLPNVAERIMQEELNKYIGYPEDTFTMVTTSGGSLANLTALLAARNYKYPNVWNSGLHGIQPEGRPAVAISENAHYSIKRAIGIMGVGEDQIVKLPVNDKNQIDSRRVPLMLKKAKEQGLHVFCMVASACTTDTGSFDPLEELSTIARENNIWFHVDGAHGASLLLSDSHRYKLKGLENADSFIWDAHKMLFTPGTCTLLFYKDKQRSYGAFRQDASYVFEKEADIYTALDSGEQNFECTKRPLIMNLWVSWAMHGKAVFSQKIDRLCYLAAEAYNILCNENDFELVHQPQANILCFRYVPDNLDPEVHPHFQLNTRNKIKEEGRFFISKVELNGQEVLRVVFMNHEIEMKHFRMLLQEIRRTGQDIIAAQNGRSAQHKLHTAINIL, from the coding sequence ATGTCCCTAAATGAAATTGCTGGACCAGTTAACTATAACTCCTCTTATGTTCCCCTGCAAACAACTGAAAGTATTTCCTGTGAGGAAGCTTTTTCTACAAAAGCATTCAGGAATATATCGGAGGTAGTTGTCTCTTCCCTGGAACAATATCTGCAGAACATTGAGCCGGTAAGCGGTCTGGCGCTTACAGATCCTGCTATTCTTACCCAGAAGGCCAGAAGCCTTATGACAAATGCGTCAGAAGAAATTGCAGCATTTGATGAAAACCGTCTCAGAAAAATTATTGACCTGTATACAAAGACAGGGATACAGGTACATTCCAAAGGGTATATGGGCCGCCAGTTCTCAGGAGTACTGCCCTTATCCGGCGTGTTTGACCTGGTAAATGCCACTGTTAATCAGCCATCTTCTTTTTATGAAGCCGCACAACTGCCCAATGTCGCAGAGCGCATTATGCAGGAAGAGCTGAATAAGTATATCGGCTATCCTGAGGATACGTTTACCATGGTCACTACTTCTGGCGGCTCACTGGCTAACCTGACCGCATTGCTGGCCGCCCGCAATTATAAATATCCTAATGTATGGAACAGTGGCCTGCATGGTATACAGCCAGAAGGAAGACCTGCTGTGGCCATTAGTGAAAATGCACATTACAGCATTAAAAGAGCCATTGGTATTATGGGCGTTGGTGAAGACCAGATTGTGAAGCTGCCTGTAAACGACAAAAACCAGATTGACAGCCGCAGGGTTCCGCTGATGCTTAAAAAAGCGAAGGAGCAAGGCCTTCATGTATTTTGCATGGTAGCTTCTGCCTGTACTACAGACACGGGTTCATTTGATCCGCTGGAAGAACTGAGTACCATTGCCCGCGAAAACAATATCTGGTTTCATGTAGATGGTGCCCACGGCGCCAGCCTTTTACTATCGGACAGTCACCGGTATAAACTAAAGGGCCTGGAAAACGCAGATTCGTTTATATGGGACGCACATAAAATGCTGTTTACACCCGGTACCTGCACGCTGCTGTTTTATAAAGATAAACAAAGAAGCTACGGCGCTTTCCGGCAGGACGCCAGTTATGTTTTTGAGAAAGAGGCAGACATTTACACTGCGCTGGATAGTGGTGAACAAAACTTTGAATGCACTAAAAGACCTTTGATTATGAATCTTTGGGTGTCCTGGGCGATGCATGGCAAAGCGGTATTTTCTCAAAAGATAGATCGTCTTTGTTACCTGGCTGCAGAAGCATATAATATACTGTGCAATGAAAATGATTTTGAGCTTGTTCACCAGCCGCAGGCAAATATTCTCTGTTTCCGGTATGTACCCGATAACCTGGACCCGGAAGTACATCCTCATTTTCAGTTAAATACCCGTAACAAAATAAAAGAAGAAGGTAGGTTCTTTATTTCCAAGGTGGAATTAAACGGGCAGGAAGTGCTGAGAGTTGTTTTCATGAATCATGAAATTGAAATGAAACATTTTCGCATGCTGCTGCAGGAAATAAGAAGAACAGGGCAGGACATAATTGCTGCCCAGAATGGCCGTTCCGCCCAACACAAGCTCCATACTGCAATAAATATTTTATAA
- a CDS encoding phenylacetate--CoA ligase family protein: protein MKPKKTDTNPVTELINKLIPDSELQPRSIEEVIQLPSFYDKLKEFAKELNKEYCTVDIEDQQALTFRRLQQITNILLLNPLWKKYINKSGLKQAPANWDDWQQLPISGKSKMAEFFNGSRPGMVVPLHHGGFEIVASGGTTSGVLAETVYPLKELQETYEIAGEFIGKHMLNKYLTGTQPKWVATTLADYQMWSSGTMVGGVLQKIPGINYIGAGPLNKDVYQHMMSYEGPKAIMGISQGIALLSQLGAGMPEEARKSFRVAMYGSGLLTNLQQEELKALYPNVVILSYFAATQAETIGLQINHESAGLAAVPGLHFVEVVDENGKWVAVGEEGELVVTRLLGNEVPVIRYKVGDRVIRRENIVTDALKTFQFEFSGRSGDMIHLGDTQYFAPNAYKMVANALKAKSIADLQELAQEIQFVNYRKDSRLELLATVDNPEKYTRKLTAELNDADLQQLFYDAFAGSLSLFNKLEANSNNIRNTKYKFFIRFIAKGSDQLHKTNVGKVPLIRDIFQ from the coding sequence ATGAAGCCCAAAAAGACAGACACAAATCCAGTTACAGAGCTGATTAATAAATTAATACCCGATAGTGAGCTGCAGCCCCGAAGTATTGAAGAGGTCATTCAGCTGCCTTCGTTTTATGATAAACTAAAGGAGTTTGCCAAAGAGCTGAATAAGGAATATTGCACAGTGGATATTGAAGACCAGCAAGCCCTTACCTTCAGAAGGTTACAGCAGATTACCAATATTCTGCTGCTTAATCCTCTCTGGAAAAAGTATATCAACAAGTCAGGTTTAAAACAAGCACCTGCTAACTGGGATGACTGGCAGCAGTTGCCTATATCAGGTAAAAGTAAAATGGCCGAATTTTTTAACGGTTCCCGGCCAGGGATGGTAGTGCCATTGCATCATGGAGGTTTTGAAATAGTAGCCAGCGGGGGTACCACTTCGGGCGTACTCGCAGAAACAGTATACCCGCTAAAAGAGTTACAGGAAACTTATGAGATTGCCGGTGAGTTCATTGGCAAACATATGCTTAACAAATATCTTACCGGCACACAGCCCAAATGGGTGGCCACCACACTTGCCGATTACCAGATGTGGAGCAGTGGTACCATGGTAGGTGGTGTGTTGCAGAAAATACCAGGCATCAATTACATTGGCGCAGGTCCGCTGAATAAAGATGTATACCAGCATATGATGAGCTATGAAGGACCCAAAGCCATTATGGGTATATCGCAGGGCATTGCTCTTCTGAGCCAGCTGGGCGCCGGAATGCCTGAAGAGGCGCGGAAAAGCTTCCGGGTAGCCATGTATGGCAGCGGACTGCTTACCAATCTCCAGCAGGAAGAGCTGAAAGCCCTTTATCCCAATGTGGTTATCTTAAGTTATTTCGCTGCCACCCAGGCAGAAACAATAGGGCTGCAGATAAACCACGAGTCAGCTGGCCTGGCTGCCGTACCGGGCCTTCATTTTGTAGAAGTGGTAGATGAAAACGGCAAATGGGTGGCTGTAGGTGAGGAAGGAGAACTGGTGGTAACAAGACTGTTAGGTAATGAAGTGCCGGTAATCCGGTATAAGGTGGGCGACCGCGTAATACGCAGGGAGAATATTGTAACCGATGCACTTAAAACCTTTCAGTTTGAGTTTTCCGGAAGAAGCGGTGATATGATACACCTGGGCGATACCCAGTATTTTGCTCCTAATGCGTATAAAATGGTCGCCAATGCGCTTAAGGCAAAAAGCATAGCAGATCTGCAGGAGCTGGCACAGGAAATTCAGTTTGTAAACTACCGGAAAGATAGCCGGCTGGAGCTACTGGCAACGGTGGATAATCCGGAGAAGTATACCCGTAAACTAACTGCCGAATTAAACGATGCTGATTTGCAGCAATTGTTTTATGATGCTTTTGCAGGTTCCCTCTCCCTGTTTAACAAGCTGGAAGCCAATAGCAACAATATCAGGAATACGAAGTACAAATTCTTTATCAGGTTTATAGCCAAAGGCAGCGATCAGCTGCACAAAACCAATGTAGGAAAAGTACCATTAATCAGAGACATATTTCAATAA
- a CDS encoding MarR family winged helix-turn-helix transcriptional regulator, which produces MSSKNKFSALFLENQICFPLYAASRLTIKIYEPFLDKLGITYTQYLVLLVLWQKNNLTVKEIGSILYLESNTLTPLLKRLEQKELLSRVRSEEDERKVFISLTRKGEAFKNIAVEIPQQIIESFSDDAFSMEEAMQFQKQLFMLIQILDKKLQLTANLK; this is translated from the coding sequence ATGAGTTCAAAAAATAAGTTTAGCGCTTTATTCCTGGAAAACCAGATTTGTTTTCCTTTATATGCTGCGTCAAGGCTTACTATAAAAATATATGAACCGTTTTTAGATAAGCTGGGGATCACCTATACGCAATATTTAGTCTTACTCGTATTATGGCAAAAAAACAATCTTACTGTTAAAGAAATAGGCAGTATTCTTTACCTTGAATCGAACACGCTAACACCTTTGTTAAAAAGATTAGAACAAAAGGAATTACTGTCCAGGGTACGATCTGAGGAAGACGAAAGAAAGGTCTTCATTTCATTAACCAGGAAAGGAGAAGCGTTTAAGAATATTGCAGTGGAAATACCCCAACAGATTATCGAAAGCTTTTCGGATGATGCATTTTCCATGGAAGAAGCGATGCAGTTTCAGAAGCAACTTTTTATGCTCATTCAAATTCTAGATAAGAAACTACAACTCACTGCAAATTTGAAATAA